One stretch of Cellulomonas wangsupingiae DNA includes these proteins:
- a CDS encoding endonuclease domain-containing protein, producing MRPTAPLPDHLLRTAQVQDGLLDSGQCDAAGVGSARRAALRRAGMLLPVVRGVHDAAPALAVAAGGGPEVWAGVHPADHARRRAAWLAVLALDRTRAVAVGACALALLGVQGLPARIRPEAALPDGTHRAPGGDVRVRCLDVGLDLGAVQQVGALHVAGPVDALAQAVCELDREHAVAVLDSAVQRRLLAPEQLDDVRRRAHGRRGSRRAAGWWDLVDGRAQSPLETRARLQCRDAGVAPHDLQVPVRDGRGRVVALGDLGWRLEDGRLLVVEIDGAGPHTTPEAVFRDRQRQNAVVATGTLLLRFTAADVRAGRVAATVARYVPRSTMRDPPPARPG from the coding sequence GTGCGACCGACCGCCCCGCTCCCGGACCACCTGCTCCGCACGGCCCAGGTGCAGGACGGGCTGCTCGACTCCGGGCAGTGCGACGCGGCCGGTGTGGGGTCCGCGCGGCGGGCGGCGCTGCGACGCGCCGGGATGCTGCTGCCGGTCGTCCGCGGTGTGCACGACGCCGCACCCGCGCTCGCGGTGGCGGCCGGCGGCGGCCCCGAGGTGTGGGCCGGCGTCCACCCGGCCGATCACGCGCGGCGGCGGGCGGCGTGGCTCGCGGTGCTCGCGCTGGACCGCACGCGCGCCGTCGCCGTGGGTGCGTGCGCCCTCGCGCTGCTCGGGGTGCAGGGCCTGCCCGCTCGCATCCGCCCGGAGGCGGCGCTGCCCGACGGCACGCACCGGGCCCCCGGCGGCGACGTCCGGGTCCGGTGCCTGGACGTGGGCCTGGACCTCGGCGCGGTGCAGCAGGTCGGCGCCCTGCACGTCGCCGGGCCGGTCGACGCGCTGGCCCAGGCCGTGTGCGAGCTGGACCGGGAGCACGCGGTCGCGGTGCTCGACTCCGCCGTGCAGCGGCGGCTGCTGGCGCCCGAGCAGCTCGACGACGTGCGGCGCCGCGCGCACGGCCGGCGCGGCAGCCGTCGTGCGGCCGGGTGGTGGGACCTCGTCGACGGGCGTGCGCAGTCCCCGCTCGAGACGCGCGCGCGGCTGCAGTGCCGCGACGCGGGCGTCGCGCCGCACGACCTGCAGGTCCCCGTGCGCGACGGGCGGGGCCGGGTCGTGGCGCTGGGCGACCTGGGCTGGCGACTCGAGGACGGTCGTCTGCTGGTGGTCGAGATCGACGGGGCCGGTCCGCACACCACGCCGGAGGCGGTGTTCCGTGACCGGCAGCGGCAGAACGCGGTCGTCGCGACCGGCACGCTGCTGCTGCGCTTCACGGCGGCCGACGTCCGCGCGGGACGGGTCGCCGCGACCGTCGCCCGCTACGTGCCGCGGTCCACGATGCGGGACCCGCCGCCCGCGAGACCGGGCTGA
- a CDS encoding phosphatase PAP2 family protein gives MHEGLPVPVVPGPSAQSRPRARRGLAVVCGVVAVLCAVGVWLLWRVFVDTWAGQRVEDTALDGAAIGQGRLWRVADPVLDVVSVGFVAGGILGAAAVAVVRRRWSLAVQVAVLVGGANLTTRLVKQDLLDRPVLGVGADYGNTLPSGHTTAAGSVAAALLLVVPPRARPLVAVLGVAYTALTGVSTLVGQWHRPSDVVAATLVVLGWTAIVCGAMAARPGPAGTATAMLRRVDAPDPWWASTRRTALALATLGVVTGGVAVLLLTRTWAGRADLAGRGAELLAYGGGVAGVVAACCLAFAVMLLLRHAAGSRDETASTPV, from the coding sequence GTGCACGAGGGCCTCCCCGTCCCGGTCGTCCCGGGCCCGTCCGCGCAGAGCAGACCGCGCGCTCGCCGCGGGCTCGCAGTCGTCTGCGGCGTCGTCGCCGTGCTGTGCGCGGTCGGCGTGTGGCTGCTGTGGCGGGTGTTCGTCGACACGTGGGCCGGTCAACGGGTCGAGGACACCGCGCTGGACGGCGCGGCCATCGGGCAGGGTCGGCTGTGGCGCGTCGCGGACCCCGTGCTCGACGTCGTGTCCGTCGGCTTCGTCGCCGGCGGCATCCTGGGTGCCGCGGCCGTCGCCGTCGTGCGTCGGCGCTGGTCCCTCGCGGTGCAGGTCGCCGTCCTCGTCGGCGGTGCGAACCTCACGACCCGCCTGGTGAAGCAGGACCTGCTCGACCGCCCGGTCCTGGGCGTCGGTGCCGACTACGGCAACACGCTGCCCAGCGGTCACACGACCGCCGCGGGCTCCGTCGCCGCCGCGCTGCTGCTCGTCGTGCCGCCGCGGGCACGCCCGCTCGTCGCGGTGCTCGGGGTGGCGTACACGGCGCTCACGGGCGTCTCGACCCTCGTGGGTCAGTGGCACCGGCCGTCCGACGTCGTCGCCGCCACCCTCGTCGTGCTCGGCTGGACCGCGATCGTGTGCGGCGCGATGGCGGCCCGGCCCGGCCCCGCCGGCACCGCGACCGCGATGCTCCGCCGCGTCGACGCCCCTGACCCCTGGTGGGCCAGCACGCGCCGCACGGCCCTCGCGCTCGCGACCCTCGGCGTCGTGACCGGCGGCGTGGCCGTCCTGCTCCTGACGCGTACGTGGGCGGGGCGGGCGGACCTCGCGGGCCGCGGCGCCGAGCTGCTGGCCTACGGTGGGGGCGTCGCGGGCGTCGTCGCGGCCTGCTGCCTGGCCTTCGCGGTCATGCTCCTGCTGCGCCACGCCGCAGGTTCGCGGGACGAGACCGCGTCCACACCCGTTTGA
- a CDS encoding Gfo/Idh/MocA family protein: protein MARTEDPRSAPPIRWGIIGAGGIASQFAHSVREFTRAQLVAVGSRHRDRAERFATAHGIPTTHVGYRDLVEDPQVDAVYVATPHSEHRDHALLAIRAGKHVLVEKAFTRNVAEAQEVFDAARAAGVFVMEAMWTRFLPHVAALHQVIDAGEIGDIVNIRADHGQYFAFDPASRLYDPALAGGALLDLGVYPVAWAHDFLGVPTGVHAYGQLTSTGVDGQISTVLEYGQGTLATLSTTLWAKTPTTSSISGTEGYIRVAGNFYAPTSFRVERRDGRRWVFEQPASRGLQYEAAEVARRVADGDTESPRMSWQGTLDVMATMDEIRRQVGVAYPGEPTA, encoded by the coding sequence ATGGCTCGCACCGAGGACCCCCGCAGCGCCCCGCCGATCCGCTGGGGCATCATCGGCGCCGGCGGCATCGCCAGCCAGTTCGCGCACTCGGTGCGCGAGTTCACGCGTGCGCAGCTCGTCGCGGTCGGGTCCCGGCACCGGGACCGCGCGGAGCGGTTCGCCACGGCGCACGGCATCCCGACGACCCACGTGGGCTACCGCGACCTCGTCGAGGACCCGCAGGTCGACGCCGTGTACGTCGCGACCCCGCACTCGGAGCACCGGGACCACGCGCTCCTCGCGATCCGGGCGGGCAAGCACGTGCTGGTCGAGAAGGCGTTCACGCGCAACGTCGCGGAGGCGCAGGAGGTGTTCGACGCGGCGCGGGCCGCGGGCGTCTTCGTCATGGAGGCGATGTGGACCCGGTTCCTGCCGCACGTCGCCGCCCTGCACCAGGTCATCGACGCGGGCGAGATCGGTGACATCGTCAACATCCGCGCCGACCACGGCCAGTACTTCGCGTTCGACCCGGCGAGCCGCCTGTACGACCCGGCCCTCGCGGGCGGCGCGCTGCTGGACCTGGGCGTCTACCCGGTGGCGTGGGCGCACGACTTCCTCGGCGTGCCGACCGGTGTGCACGCGTACGGGCAGCTCACGAGCACGGGCGTCGACGGGCAGATCTCCACGGTGCTCGAGTACGGCCAGGGCACGCTCGCGACGCTGAGCACGACGCTGTGGGCGAAGACACCGACGACCTCGTCGATCTCCGGCACGGAGGGGTACATCCGCGTCGCCGGGAACTTCTACGCGCCCACGTCGTTCCGCGTCGAGCGGCGCGACGGGCGCCGGTGGGTCTTCGAGCAGCCGGCGTCGCGCGGCCTGCAGTACGAGGCGGCCGAGGTCGCCCGTCGCGTGGCGGACGGTGACACCGAGAGCCCGCGCATGTCGTGGCAGGGGACGCTCGACGTCATGGCGACGATGGACGAGATCCGTCGGCAGGTCGGGGTCGCGTACCCGGGCGAGCCGACCGCCTGA
- the topA gene encoding type I DNA topoisomerase: protein MSAGRKLVIVESPAKARTIAGYLGEEFDVEASVGHIRDLPQPSELPADMKKGPYGKFAVDVENGFTPYYVVDADKKKKVAELKKLLKESDELYLATDEDREGEAIAWHLLAELKPKIPVKRMVFHEITREAITRALENTRELDERLVDAQETRRILDRLYGYEVSPVLWRKVRQGLSAGRVQSVATRLVVERERERMAFVAADYWDVTGTFAVADDGEPTFSARLTGVGGARVASGRDFDDRGTLKTRDTVALDEARASALVAGLEGAAFTVQSLETKPYTRRPAAPFTTSTLQQEASRKLRMSSRQAMRTAQSLYENGYITYMRTDSPTLSTQAIDAARRQVAELYGSEYVPDKPRVYASKAKGAQEAHEAIRPAGDHFRTPAQVARQLSGDQFKLYELIWKRTVASQMADARGQTASVRLAATATPADGPVETVFSASGTVITFRGFLAAYEEGRDRGRYDEAEGASSGASDDARLPQMAQGDPLTASDLTADGHRTSPPPRFTEASLVKALEERGIGRPSTYAATIGVIQDRGYVTNRGQALVPTWLAFAVTRLLEENFDRLVDYNFTAGMEESLDAIAAGQKGRVDWLTEFYFGDRSDSLETGGLRGLVDNLGEIDAREVNSIDIGDGITLRVGRYGPYLEAPGDGPDADPRRASVPDDLAPDELTVAKARELLETMPDGDKVLGTDPESGHQIVARNGRYGPYVTEVLPEPELDPGLSAAARKKALAAAPKPRTGSLFSSMSLATVTLDDALRLLSLPRVVGVDPESGAEITAQNGRYGPYLKKGTDSRTLASEEQLFDITLDEALAIYAQPKRGRGQTATPPLRELGTDPTSGKPIVVKDGRFGAYVTDGETNRTLPRDVTPESITPEQAVELLAEKRAAGPAKKRTTTRKAPARKKSAAKG from the coding sequence ATGTCTGCAGGTCGCAAGCTCGTCATCGTGGAGTCCCCCGCGAAGGCGCGCACGATCGCCGGGTACCTCGGCGAGGAGTTCGACGTGGAGGCGTCCGTGGGTCACATCCGTGACCTGCCGCAGCCCTCGGAGCTGCCGGCGGACATGAAGAAGGGCCCGTACGGCAAGTTCGCCGTCGACGTCGAGAACGGGTTCACGCCGTACTACGTCGTCGACGCCGACAAGAAGAAGAAGGTCGCCGAGCTCAAGAAGCTCCTCAAGGAGTCCGACGAGCTCTACCTCGCCACCGATGAGGACCGCGAGGGCGAGGCCATCGCGTGGCACCTGCTGGCCGAGCTCAAGCCGAAGATCCCCGTCAAGCGCATGGTGTTCCACGAGATCACGCGCGAGGCGATCACGCGGGCGCTGGAGAACACGCGCGAGCTCGACGAGCGGCTCGTCGACGCGCAGGAGACCCGGCGCATCCTCGACCGGCTGTACGGCTACGAGGTCAGCCCCGTGCTGTGGCGCAAGGTCCGCCAGGGCCTGTCCGCCGGGCGGGTGCAGTCCGTGGCGACGCGGCTCGTCGTGGAGCGCGAGCGCGAGCGCATGGCGTTCGTCGCGGCCGACTACTGGGACGTCACCGGGACGTTCGCCGTCGCGGACGACGGCGAGCCGACGTTCTCCGCCCGCCTGACCGGGGTCGGCGGCGCGCGCGTCGCCTCGGGCCGGGACTTCGACGACCGCGGGACGCTGAAGACGCGCGACACCGTGGCCCTCGACGAGGCGCGCGCGTCGGCGCTCGTCGCCGGGCTCGAGGGTGCCGCCTTCACCGTGCAGTCGCTGGAGACCAAGCCGTACACGCGGCGTCCCGCCGCACCGTTCACGACGTCGACGCTGCAGCAGGAGGCGTCGCGCAAGCTGCGCATGAGCTCGCGCCAGGCCATGCGCACGGCGCAGTCGCTGTACGAGAACGGCTACATCACCTACATGCGGACCGACTCGCCGACGCTGTCGACGCAGGCGATCGACGCCGCGCGCCGGCAGGTCGCCGAGCTGTACGGGTCGGAGTACGTGCCGGACAAGCCGCGCGTGTACGCGTCGAAGGCGAAGGGCGCGCAGGAGGCCCACGAGGCCATCCGCCCCGCGGGCGACCACTTCCGCACGCCCGCGCAGGTCGCGCGGCAGCTGTCCGGCGACCAGTTCAAGCTCTACGAGCTCATCTGGAAGCGCACCGTCGCCTCCCAGATGGCCGACGCGCGCGGCCAGACCGCGTCCGTGCGCCTGGCCGCGACCGCGACCCCGGCCGACGGCCCCGTGGAGACCGTGTTCTCCGCCTCGGGCACCGTCATCACGTTCCGCGGCTTCCTCGCGGCGTACGAGGAGGGCCGCGACCGCGGCCGGTACGACGAGGCCGAGGGTGCGTCGTCGGGCGCGTCCGACGACGCGCGGCTGCCGCAGATGGCCCAGGGCGACCCGCTGACGGCGTCCGACCTGACGGCCGACGGCCACCGCACGTCCCCGCCGCCGCGCTTCACCGAGGCGTCGCTCGTCAAGGCGCTCGAGGAGCGCGGCATCGGCCGCCCCTCGACGTACGCGGCGACGATCGGCGTCATCCAGGACCGCGGGTACGTCACGAACCGCGGGCAGGCGCTCGTGCCGACGTGGCTCGCGTTCGCCGTGACGCGGCTGCTCGAGGAGAACTTCGACCGGCTCGTCGACTACAACTTCACGGCCGGCATGGAGGAGAGCCTCGACGCCATCGCCGCAGGTCAGAAGGGCCGCGTCGACTGGCTCACCGAGTTCTACTTCGGTGACCGGTCCGACTCGCTGGAGACCGGCGGCCTGCGCGGGCTCGTCGACAACCTCGGCGAGATCGACGCGCGCGAGGTCAACTCGATCGACATCGGCGACGGCATCACGCTGCGCGTCGGGAGGTACGGGCCGTACCTCGAGGCGCCCGGCGACGGGCCGGACGCCGACCCGCGCCGCGCCTCCGTGCCGGACGACCTGGCGCCCGACGAGCTCACCGTGGCCAAGGCCCGCGAGCTCCTCGAGACCATGCCCGACGGCGACAAGGTGCTCGGCACGGACCCGGAGTCCGGGCACCAGATCGTCGCGCGCAACGGCCGGTACGGGCCCTACGTCACCGAGGTGCTGCCGGAGCCCGAGCTGGACCCGGGCCTGTCCGCCGCCGCGCGCAAGAAGGCGCTGGCCGCGGCGCCGAAGCCGCGCACGGGGTCGCTGTTCTCCTCGATGTCGCTGGCCACCGTGACCCTCGACGACGCGCTGCGCCTCCTGTCGCTGCCGCGCGTCGTGGGCGTCGACCCGGAGTCGGGCGCGGAGATCACCGCGCAGAACGGTCGCTACGGGCCGTACCTGAAGAAGGGCACGGACTCGCGGACGCTGGCGTCGGAGGAGCAGCTCTTCGACATCACCCTCGACGAGGCGCTCGCGATCTACGCGCAGCCCAAGCGGGGGCGCGGGCAGACGGCGACCCCGCCGCTGCGCGAGCTGGGCACCGACCCGACGAGCGGCAAGCCGATCGTCGTCAAGGACGGCCGGTTCGGCGCGTACGTCACCGACGGCGAGACCAACCGGACCCTGCCGCGCGACGTCACCCCGGAGTCGATCACCCCCGAGCAGGCCGTGGAGCTGCTGGCGGAGAAGCGTGCCGCCGGTCCGGCCAAGAAGCGCACGACGACCCGCAAGGCGCCGGCACGGAAGAAGTCCGCCGCCAAGGGCTGA